The nucleotide sequence GTTGTGGTGATCGGCGGCATTAACTTACTGAACAACAGTAGCTCCCAATCCAATGCGGGCGGCTTATACGTCATCATGAAGAAATGGGAAGAGCGGGGCAAAGGTGAGGGCCTGCGTGATATCTATAACAATATGAATCAAGGCCTGAAGCAAGTTCAAGAGCTTAAGTCTTTCGTGCTCTTGCCGCCAGCCATCCCGGGTTTGGGTCTATCGGGTGGTTTTGAGATGAGACTGATGCTGACAGATGGCAGTAATAATTTTGCTAAGTTAGATGCTGCCGCTAAGACCTTTATTGCTGAGGCGCAAAAGCATCCAGAGATCATGATGATCTTTACGCCATTCCAGAATAATGTTCCGCAACTCCAACTCACCTTCAATGTAGGTAGGGCTGAAACTTTTGGTGTCGATATTGGGGATGCTTATGATGTATTGCAATCCTATCTTGGATCCTCTTACGTCAATCAATTCTTCAAATACGGCCAAACCTACCAAGTGTATGTTCAGGCTGATGGTAAGTACCGCAACGCTATAGAGCAAGTGAATAGACTCTATGTCAAGAATAAGAGCGGCAATATGGTCCCGCTCGGATCCTTCATTGATGTCAAAGACACTACTGGACCTGCGTTTGCTTCACAGTTCCAGCTTTATCCTTCTGCTGCTGTTCTGGGTGCTGCCAATGATGGCTATAGCTCTGGACAGGCGATGAAGGTACTGGCGCAGGTAGCCGCCAAGACCTTGCCAGACGGTGTCGCGTACCAGTGGGCGGGTATGTCTTATCAAGAGGATCTAGTTGGAAATACCGTGATCTTGATTTTTGCGCTATCCATCTTGTTGGTGTACTTAGTACTCGCTGCTCAATATGAAACTTGGATAGCGCCGCTAGCTGTTTTGACTGCAGTGCCACTTTCTTTATCGGGTACGGTATTAGCCTTATTGCTTACGGGCCTATCAAATAACATTTATGTGCAGATTGGCCTGGTGTTAATGATTGCGCTCTCATGTAAAAACTCTATTTTGATTGTTGAGGTGGCTATTGAGTGCAGACATAAGGGCATGAGTTTTGTTGATGCTGCTTTAGAGGCTTCAAGAGAACGTTTTAGGCCAATTGTGATGACATCGATTGCCTTTATTTTGGGTGTCATGCCCTTGCTTCTATCTACCGGTGCGGGTGCAGCAGCACGTATCTCCTTAGGCATTACCGTATTTAGCGGCATGATTGCCTCTACCTGCCTTGCAGTGGCATTAGTGCCAGTCTTCTACGTTGAAATCGAAACCTTCTTTGAGAGTCGTAAAAATAAGAAGGCTGAAAAGGCTGCGCCAAAGTAAGCATTAGTGGGGATATCTCGCTTGTCAGTTCGAGATTTCCCCAGCAATTCCATGGGATGTAATTAAATGTAGTTTGGTATATTTACTGGAATTGTTCTATTTTTAACCGACAGGGCTTACGCCTTGATTACTTGCGAACCCCGATGAAAAAATTACTACCTATTCTGATCATTGGCGCCTCTCTTGGTGTGATGTCTTCAGTTACCTTTGCTGATCCTCCAATGCCACCTTTTTATGCTGCTGTCATGAAAATGGCTCCAGAGGGTAAGTTGGGGCAGATTATCAAAAAAGAAAAGATAAAAACATCCGTTAAAGGTGCGCAAGCATGGAAGATTGCTTACATTTCTTCAGATGTTGCTGAGCGTAAGACCATTTCAACTGGTTTAATCGTAGCGCCTATTGGACAGGCGCCTAAAGAGGGTAGGCCGATCATGGCCTGGGTTCATGGCACAACAGGTTCAGCCCAAAACTGTGGCCCTTCTCAAATTACTAACCCAGCCACTCCTTTAAATGAATACTTCTTAATGGATGGCAATTCTTGGACTGATTACGGCATTCCGAATGTGGAAGAGTTTATTAAAGAAGGCTATGTCATCGTTGCTACCGACTATCAAGGTCAAGGCGGTGGCGGTAAGCATCAATACGCAGTAGCTCAAACTAATGGTAGAGATGCTATTAATTCTGCAAGAGCAGCTAGCTCCATGAAAGAGGTCGGCGCCGGTAAGAGGACCATTATTTATGGCTGGTCTCAAGGTGGCGGGGCGACGATTGCAGCTGCAAGTCTGCCAGAGTACCAAGCTCAACAGGGCACTGCGGCAGATAATCTCCAATATCTTGGATTTGTAGCATTGGCACCAGACGACGTAGCGGCGGTATTACCAAAGTTACCAGCGGATGAGGCAGGCGCTAATAAACTCATGAATGAATTTACCCAGGCAAATGTCCCAAATGTATTTCTATTTGCTCATTACGTCATGGGCCTTTGGGGAGCTCAAGCAGCTAATCCGAATCTAAAGCTAACCGATGTGTTGACTGATGAAGGTGTAAAGGTCCTTAACCAGTTAGCCGGCAATAAATGTGTTCACGTGATGGCCGATTCATTTACCTATGCTTACGGCGATCAATACAAATCATTGATTAAGCCCCAGCCTAGCAACTCCTTAGCTTGGATCAATGCATTTATTAATGGCAGCGTAAAACCTGTGAAACCAGTAGCGCCAGTAGTTATTTATTGGGGCACCAAAGATACTGCAGTTCCACCAGTCATGCACGAGCTTTATCAGAAGCAGATGTGCGCTATGGGAGCGAATGTGGGAAGAAATCAGCTGCCAGGTGAGCAAACGCACTTTACAACTCCTGGCGTATCAGCTCCTATGTATCTAGCTTGGGTAAAGGATCGCATTGCAGGTAAGCCGCTGGCAAATGGTTGCCCGCAACCAAGTCAGAAGCAGTGATCTCAATTTCAAAAAGCCAAGACATTAATAACCACCTTCGGGTGGTTATTGTTTAGGAGGATATGTATGACCCAACCCACTCGCCGTAATTTCCTTAAATCATCTGCAATTGGTGCGGTAGTCGCTGCTAGCACTCAGGCTTTTGCTCAATCGCCAGGTCTATCTAAAAAGACTATTGCAGAAGTAAGAGCTTTGGATGCTAAAGAAATTCAAAAAACAACCTCAAGCTGGGATGATGGTCTAGCGCATCCTATTCCATATAAAAATCCTCCGGGTAAGGGCAAAGATAGGGCGATCGTATTGGGAGGAGGCTCTGAATATATGAGCTCATTTTTAGTTGGCTACTTTCATGCAATGCTCACCAATGGTATTGATCTTCGTTTAGCAGACATTGTGGTTGGCACATCTGCTGGTGCAGTTTTGGGAAGCGCTTTATTAGGTAGCCGCCTAGACCTATTTTCAGCAGAATTTAATTTATTGGCCGACTATCCAAAGGTCATGGCTAAGCTAGTTCCAACAAAAAAGTTCTTGCCTAGCCAAGAGCGTGTAATGAGGATGGGGCTTAATGCCAAGGATGGTAATCCCGATACTATTCAGGCGATTGGCCATGCTGCAATGGCTGCAAAATCCATTCCATCTGAAAAGTTTCAAAATAACATTAAAGTTTTCTTGGGGGGTATTAAAGCCATTCCCCAGAAGATGTACATCACTACGATTGATTGCTATACGGCTGAACGTTTAGTGATTGCTCCAGATTCGGGTGTATCGGTCATCGATGCTTGTGCGGCTAGTGCTTCTGCGCCAGGTGTCACCGGCCCAACCTGGGTTAAGGATCGTGTTTGTATGGATGGCAGTATTGGCTCTACCGAAACACATTGCGACATTGTTGCGGGATCTAAGCGAGCTCTAGTAATTGCGCTGGCAGATACTATTGAGCAAGAAAAAGAAGGGCTGCGTTTGAATCATCTGCCTAATACCATTTTGCAAGAAGTAAAAGACTTGGAAGCTGCCGGCACAAAGACCAAGTTGGTTGTGGTTGGGATGCTCCCTGGCAGAAGAACAATGAGCGTTGTAGATCCGGCAATCATGGAGCCAGCCATTCAGTATGGATATGATCGAGGAATGCAAGATCTCCCTGAAATGAAGCGTTTTTGGATGTCAGCTTAGAACCCAAAGCAATCCTTGAGCAGTATTGAGCTGCTAGCATGATCCTTTTAAAACTAATCCAAACTAGAGCCTTATGACGCCTCTTAATAACACTCCAACCCTATTAATAAATACTTTAATGCGATGCATTTATTTAACGATTACTGCACTTTTCATTTTTCTAAGCCCAAGCAATCCAGTGCAAGCCCAAGAAAAACCTGAAGTTAAGTATGCCCAAGTAGGAGATGTGAAGTTAGCCTACTACCTAAAAGGCAAGGGTGATCCCATGATCCTCATCATGGGCTATGCCGCCACCATGAGCGCTTGGGATCCAGCCCTGCTCGGTGAGTTGTCAAAGAATAACCAGCTGATCATTTTTGATAACCGCGGCGCTGGACTTTCTACCGACACTAAAGAAAACTACACAACCATTCCGCAAATGGCAGATGATGCCGCAGGCTTGGTGAAGGCCCTGGGTTTTAAAAAGGTAAACGTATTCTCGTGGTCAATGGGTGCACGAATTGGTCAGCAGCTTGTTATCAAACACCCAGAGCTAGTCAATAAAGTCATTCTGTGCGCCCCAAATCCCGGCGGAAAATATCAGATTGCTATTGATAAGAAGGTTGGGGAGGAGTTGAATAATCCGAGTCTTTCTCCTATGGAGAATTTCGAGTTGTTGTTCCCAATTACGCCTGAAGGTAAAGCGGCCGCTAAGGTTGTATACGGGAGATTTATGGCGGCAAAAGCTGCGGGAACCATCCCTGATGATTTCGTAATTTCTAAAGAAGCTAAGGAACGCCAGGTTCGTGCTCGTACCACTCTCTGGAATGCTGATAATCAGAATTACCAGGATTTAAAGAAGATTAAAGTTCCCGTTCTAGTGGCTGACGGTCGTGAGGACATCATCGACAATCCAAAAAACTCAGTTGTGATTGCCAATCAAATTCCTTTTGCCTGGTTGGCTTTTTATGAGGGTGGCCATGCATTCTTATTTCAAAGCTATAAGAAGCTTTCTGAAACTGTGAATGTATTTCTCCAAAAAGACTAGTTAGGTCTGCATTGCTGAAGTTAAAAGCCACTTATTGAGTGGCTTTTTATTTGCCCTTCAAATCTATTTGATGTTGCCGCTATAAAAGTAGGGCCTAGAGGTGGATTGCTTAATTCGTCTTCAGGTTGCCTAGCATCTGCAACGATTCTTGGAGTTTAATGGGTTCCACTGGATTCCAGCCGCGATATGGCGATACGGCGATAAATAAAAATATTACTGCCGTCACAATACATAATGAGGCTATGGATAAAGATACTTTCATTGCTTTAATGCTTCCCAGATGGACTATGCCCACTGATAACAGCAGCAAGAATGAGAAGACTGGAATCGATGGCCATTTTTTAAGGCTATCATTATCGTATGCCAGTGACTGTCTAACTTCCCGGTCATGGCGAATAGTACCAATGGCCATCAGGAGCTGGCTTTCGATGCCGCTACGTTGATTGGGCTGATAGGCAATGTCGCTGATAATTTTATTTAAAGCTAAAAATTCTGGCGTTGAAATTCCACGTTTACTGGCATCTCTGTTTTCCATGGCGGGCCATTCTTTTTCGATGACTGCGGTCAGATAGTTTTTCATTCCTGAAATTATTTTTACCTGATCCTTCGCAGGAAGGACTGTCGCCGTACTTACTATGGTCTCAACTGCATTGGATTCGGTGATGACATTTGAGATGGCTGATTGATGATGCTCAAATGAGTAGCCGGCTAGAGTGGAGATCGCCAGACCGAAAATAAAGGAGGTAATGGAAAGAAAAGAGGGCACTACTGCATCTGAATCATGGAGCCATTGCGATATGGGCGAATCATTCAATGCCCAGTAAATTGCATAAGCTACGCCAGCTGTTATGAGCGTTGTTGCAACAATTAAAATTAGTAATTCAGTAGTGAAGAGGCTCATTGAATGCGTATAAATTAGTTATTTAGAATTGAAATCGCAAATCTCATTGTTAAGCGAGTCCACCATGTCTTAGCAGGGCATCGATACTTGGCTCTCTCCCTCTAAAGGCTTTAAAAGATTCAGCCGCAGGGCGACTGCCACCAACCTCTAAAATCTCTTCACGATAACGAGCACCTGTTTTCTCGTCCAGGACACTACCTGTGAGTTTTGCTGCTTCCTCAAAAGCTGAGTAGACATCAGCAGATAATACTTCCGCCCACTTATAGCTGTAATAGCCGGCTGCATAACCACCAGCAAAGATGTGACTAAAGGTATTGATCCAACGAGAGATGGCTGGTTGTGGAATAACGTTGAATTGATCAGCAATCGCTCTGGAAAGGTCTAATACTGCGTGACCTTGAGCATTCTTCGCATCAAAGCTCGCATGTAAGCGCCAGTCGGTGAGAGACATGACGATCTGACGCAGCGTCATATAACCGTTCTGAAAATTCTTGGCAGCGAGGATCTTGTTAAATAATTCACGTGGAAGAGGCTTACCAGTTTCAGCGTGCGCAGTCATCTTTTCTAGCACTTCCCACTCCCAGCAGAAGTTTTCCATGAACTGACTTGGTAACTCTACCGCATCCCATTCAACACCATTGATTCCTGAAACCCCTAAAGCGCTAACTTGAGTTAGAAGGTGGTGCAAACCATGGCCACTCTCATGGAAGAGGGTGATGACATCATCATGAGTAATGGTAGGTTGACGCAACACACCATCGACCTTGACTGGCGGCGCAAAGTTGCAAACTAAATAAGCAACGGGTACTTGAATTTCCCCATTAGGTAGAACTCTACGGCCACGGGCATCATCCATCCAGGCCCCACCACGCTTACCAGGACGAGCATAGGGATCTAGGTAGAAGTAGGCCACGATAGTACCCTTGGCATTTTTCACGGAAAAGGATTGCACATCGGCATGCCAAGTTGGCAGATCTGCCGCTTCAATCTTGACGCCAAACAGAGTCTGAATGACTTGGAAGAGGCCATCCAACACTTTAGGCAGGGGAAAGTATTGCTTGAGCTCATTCTCCGAAAAGGAATAGCGTTCTTGCTTCAATCTTTCGGATGCAAAAGCAACATCCCATGGCTCTAAGCCATCAGCAATGGATAGCTCGGTCTTGGCAAACTCAGATAGCTCTTGCCAATCTTTTAATGCAAATGGTTTTGCTTTCAGAGCGAAGTTAGTCAGGAAGGAGTCGACTTCATCAACACTGCTTGCCATCTTTGGAGCCAAACTTAGTGCGGCATAGTTTTTGAAGCCGAGCATATGAGCTTCCTCATCGCGCAGTCTTAACTGATCGAGCATGTTCTGAGTATTGTCCCAATCCAATTTACCTTTGGCATATTGGGGTGCCAGTTCAGAAGCGCGGGTGACATAAGCTTCATACATCAAGCGACGCAGCGCACGATTCTCTGAGTACTGCATGACTGGGTAGTAAGAGGGGAAGTGCAGAGTAAAGGCCCAGCCCTGGAGACTCTTCTGCTGGGCAGTATCTGCAGCAGCTATAATAGCGTCCTCAGGCAAACCTACCAAATCAGCTTTATCAGTGATTAGATGAACAAAACCATCAGTAGCATCTAAAACATGGTCTGAAAATGCTTTACCTAAGGTTGCCTGCTCATCCTGAATTTGTGAAAAGCGGGGCTTATCTGCATCATTAAGTTCTGCTCCACCCAGACGAAAATCTCGTAAGGAGTTTTCAATGACTTTCTTTTGAGCTGCACTTAATTTTGAAAAGTCAGGCGCTTTGCTGAGCTCTTTAAACTTTTTGTAGAGCTCTAAATTTTGACCAAGGCTTGAGAAGAAAGCAGTAACCTTAGGTAGCATCTCGCCATAGGCAGCGCGCAATTCTGGGGTATCGGCAACGCTATTGAGATGAGATATCACGCCCCAAGACCTACCAAAAAATTCAGTAGCATCTTCTAAAGGTTCGGCGAGGGAATCCCAAGTAGATGGAGTGCTTTGATTGACTGCCGCATCCACAGCGTCTTGCGCTTGCTTGAGTAAATATTCAATTGCTGGCGCAATATGCTCAGGCTTGACTTCTGAGTAGGCAGCAATGCCGCGCCCAAAAGTAGTCAGTGGATTGTTTTGCAATTCTGCGGGGAGGGTGCTGCTCAGGGAGTTGGATGTGGATGTAGTCATCCCTCTAGCTTAATGGACTGGGAGCAAGTTTGCCAAAAGTCCCAGTAATTCCTTAGTGCTTAGTGGCTTTTTCAGCGGCTTCCAAGGTATTCATGAGAAGCATAGTGATGGTCATCGGGCCAACACCACCTGGAACCGGGGTAATCCAGCCGGCGATGTATTTAGCTGTATCAAAATCCACGTCTCCACAGAGCTTGCCGTCAGGCAGGCGATTAATGCCCACGTCAATGACAACGGCGCCGTTCTTTACCATATCGCCAGTAACCATTCTGGGTTTACCGGTAGCAACCACCAGAATGTCAGCATCCTTGGTGTGGTGTGCCAAGTCACGAGTCTTGCTATTGCAAATAGTGACCGTTGCACCGGCTTGCAATAGCAGCATCGCCATTGGCTTACCCACAATATTGGAGGCACCAACAATCACGGCCCGAGCACCGCGAATAGGGTAATCAATGCTTTCGAGAATCTTCATGCAACCATAAGGTGTGCAAGGTTTGAATTCTGGTTGACCAACCATCAAGGCGCCAGCATTTGCTACGTGAAAGCCATCCACATCTTTTTCTGGAGCAATCGCTTCTAAAACTCTCTCAGAGGCGATATGTTCTGGTAATGGTAATTGCACCAAGATGCCATGAATCGCCGGATCTGAATTCAGTGTGGCAATACGAGCGAGTAATTCTTCTTCGCCAAGCCCTACAGAATAGCGCTCTAAAACAGAATGAAAGCCAACATCTTCACAGGCCTTTACCTTATTGCGAACATATACCGCGCTGGCAGGGTTGTCACCAACTACGATGACTGCTAAACCGGGTCTGGTACCTTTGGCGGTGACGATTGCACCACGTGCAGCAATTTCCGTACGTAGTTTTTTAGAAAGGGCGTTTCCGTCTAATAATTGGGCTGGCATACAAAACCCTGGCATCAGTTAGGCTGAGGGTCGGATAAAGCCAAGCGGAGCAGGTCTGCTACCGTATTGACGTTGAGCTTTTCCATGATGTTGGCACGGTGCGCCTCAACAGTCTTAATAGAAATGCCGAGGTCATCAGCAATTTGTTTATTCAAACGGCCTGCAACGATGCGCTCTAGCACTTGGCGCTCACGACCAGTTAATTTGCTGAGTAAGCTCTGGGTAATCTTGCGTTGGCTGGCTTGTGAATAATCGATGCGCGCTTTAGCAAGCATACGATCCACTAAACCACAAAGATCATTTTCTTTAAAAGGCTTTTCAATAAAGTCTACTGCGCCACGTTTCATCGTGGAGACAGCCATCGATACATCGCCATGACCAGTAATGAAAGCAACTGGCATTGGTAGGTTTTCGCTTGTTAAGCGTTCTTGCAATTCAAGGCCTGACATACCGGGCATGCGCACATCCAAAATGGCGCAAGAGATAGTGGACTTATCGGTACTTTGCAAGGACTGTAAGAAACGTTCGGCGCTGGCATGGCATCGCACAACATAACCATTGCTTTCTAAGAGCCAGGTAAGCGAATCTCTTACTGCTTCGTCATCATCAACTACATAGACAACTTCAGCTTGGTTTGGTTTTGCAGTAGCGCTTAAGTTCATATCAGTTCTCGCGAGGTAAATCTTTAAATTCGAAGTTAAACAGCACCCTTGGTTCCAGGGGATTCCAACGGTAGAAGTATTGTAAAGGTGCAGCCAGCCAGCTTGGTTTGTTCTGAGTCTTGAACATTGGTAGCCCAAAGTCTGCCATGGTGAGATTCAATAATGGAGCGACAAATATTGAGCCCCATACCCATTCCGTCGGACTTCGTGCTGAAAAACGGCTCAAATATGCGCTCCAGGACGTTTTCCGAGATTCCGCCCCCAGCATCGGTAACCTGGATTCTGAGCATGGCCGGGAAGATGCTGGTGTCTAAATCTGCACTAATCCGAACTGGTGGCGCTGACCAACGGGAGGAAAGGGGGTAAGCCTCACGGACGCTATCCAAGGCGTTTTTCAGAAGATTGACCACTACCTGCAAGATTAGGACTGGATCCAGATTAACTACGGGCAGATTTTCAGCAATTTCCGAGCTAATGACTAAGCGATGGCGGTGGGCTTCAATTTCAACCAAGCCAACCGCATCATTAATAATTTCAGTAATGTTCGCTGCTTTACGTTGAGGCTCGCTGCGCTTTACAAAGCCTCGAATGCGCTGAATGATGGTGCCAGCACGATGGGCTTGTTCAGAAGCCTTTTCTAATGCCGGCAAAATCTCTTTAGTTAGAGCAGGGTCAAGATGCCCATCCAGGCGCTTAGCAACGCCCATGCAGTAGTTTGATATGGCTGAAAGAGGTTGGTTTAGTTCATGGGCCAAAGAAGATGCCATTTCACCCATTGTGGTGAGACGACTGGTGAACTGCATTCGCTCTTGTTGTTGGAGTGCCAAATCATCTGCTTCTTTACGAGCGGTAATATCCGTGGCAATCAATAACTGTGCAAGATGTCCATCTACCCAAGGGATGTAACGACGTCTAACTTCAAACCATTGATTATTGTCATCGCCTAGCTGAACTTCTTCAGACTCGGATTCTTGGTACAAGAATGATGTTGGAATGCCGGGCGGAGAATCTTCAAGATCCTCTGCAATATCTCGCAGCGTCGTGTTATTAGTATCGCTAACTGCCAATTGGAAGTGACCTTGAGAATCATCACCAAAGCGCTCTTGATAAAAGCGATTAGCAAATAGCAGGGCGTTGGTTTCTAGGGATACTACTGACACGGCAGCGTCTAGACTTTCTAGAACGGTGGTGAAACGTTCTTGAGATGCGGCTAATTCTTCACGAATCTTTTTAGGCTCAGAAATATCAATTAATGAGGTCACCCAACCAGTCTGTTTCCCTTTTTCATTAATCAGTGGGGCAATAAAGGTACGGGTCTGTATCAAGGAGCCATCTTTCTTTAAAATCACCCCTTCGATGCCGACCCTCATTACAACGCTGATGTCGGACTTCATCGCCCGATTCATTTTCTCAACAAGCTCATCTCTTCTACTATCTGGCCAGAACGGAAAGGGCGGAGTGAGACCTATTAACTCTTCCGATGTCCAGCCTGTCATTTCGCAAAATGCTCGATTCACATAAGTAATGCGCTTTTGCATATCATGGGCACGGATACCCACGGGAGTGGAGTCTTCCATTGCATTACGAAAACTAGTTTCTTTGCGCAGACTGGCTTCGGCCTCTTGGCGGACTTGCATTTGCTTTAGTACGGACCACAAACTCCAAACCACGAATGCGCTTAATCCAATCACGACACCAATTAACATCCTGAAGGTGAGGTTGGTTGGCGGAGGATAGGTATCGATGCGTAAATTAATGTTGGGGCTTAAGACCCCAATGTCTAAACTTGTCTGATTGCTAAATGCTCTTTTTGGGGTATCTCTATCGGAAGAGATGCCTAAAACTCTTTCATTGTCAGTGAGCAAGGTAAAGCGGTAATGGGATTTGAGGTCACTTGGCAGGGCATCCAGTATTCCTTGAGTCGTATAGAGTGCCGCCAAGAAACCAACCACTTCTCCACCAACAATATTGGGTACCACTTGCCATAGAACAATTTTTCTATCTGTGGCGATCGGTGCATCACCCGGTAGATTTAAGGAAACAAACTGACTGAAAGCTGCTCGACTAGTTACTCGGCTAAGCTCAATAGTTGAGGCAAGACTAGAATTAATGGGCTGATCATTTTGAGTTTTGCTAATCCAATCCGATTTGTTACTTTCAGCGGGGGCTGCCCATAGTCGCTGATTTTGATTGTTCAACCAGATGATTTTGACGATCTCATGGTTATTTAAAACGAGATCTTCTGCTTGCTCGCGCGCAATTTGTCTGAGTTTGAATTGATCCTCGCTTGCAGCCATTTCTCGATTAATCGTTGTTAATGCATCAAGGTTGCTAGCGAAACGAGATTGAATACGCTGTTTGGCAAATGACAGCTCTCTAAATAGGGCAGCCTCTTGCTGATTCTTTTCTTGTAAATGCAGCGTTCCCAAAATAATGCCCATGACTGCTGTAAACAGAACAATGGCTAAAAGTGGGGTGTAAACAATCCTAAATCCACGTATTTTGCGGAGCCACCTAATGGGGCTAAGGACTAGGCTGGAAAATGCTGTTTTTCTCATGAATACAGAGCATTTTGCCCTATTTGACTGTGCAAAAAGTCAATTTAGATCTTTTTATAGCTTCTTATTTGCACCGCAATATAATACCACATTATGAGAAATACTATCATTATGTGGAAAATTGCTTGTTTACACCCATATACCTTCCTAGAATGTTGGCTATAGAGTTGATGACAAATTAAGCACTATTTAATGGAGACAAAAATGGCAGCAGTTCCAGATCAAGTATTAGGTAAACAGAATACTCAGGATGCAGATCCTGGCGAGACTCAGGAGTGGTTACAAGCGCTCGATGGCGTGATTCGTAACGAGGGTCCTGAAAGAGCTGCCTATCTCATCGATCAACAAATTTCTCATGCTCGTGTAAACGGAGTGGTACAGCCATTCCATGCTGAGACTCCTTACATCAATACTATTCCTGTTGAAAACCAAGCACGTTTACCTGGCGATCAAAATGTGGAACATCGCATTCGTTCATACACTCGCTGGAATGCCATGGCGATGGTGCTGCGTGCGAACAAAGACACGAACGTTGGTGGACACATTTCATCATTTCAGTCAGCGGCTACTTTGTATGACGTTGGCTTCAATCATTTCTGGCACGCACCGTCCCCCGAGAATGGTGGCGACTTAATATTTGTGCAAGGCCACTCTGCTCCGGGTGTCTACGCGCGTGCTTATATGTTGGGGCGCCTTGAAGAGGGTCAGCTCAATAACTTCCGTCAAGAAGTTGGTGGCAAAGGCATCTCTAGCTACCCACACCCTTGGTTGATGCCAGACTTCTGGCAGTTCCCAACTGTATCGATGGGCTTAGGCCCCATCATGGCTATTTATCAAGCGCGTTTTATGAAGTACCTAACAGACCGCGGCTTCATTCAAGAGCAAGGCCGTAAAGTTTGGGCATTCTTGGGCGATGGCGAAACCGACGAACCAGAATCCTTAGGTGCGATTGGTATGGCCGGTCGTGAAAAACTCGATAACCTGATTTTCGTCATTAACTGTAACTTGCAGCGTCTAGACGGGCCAGTGCGTGGCAACGGTAGCATTATTCAAGAGCTTGAGAGCGAGTTCCGCGGTGCCGGCTGGAATGTGATCAAAGTAGTGTGGGGCGGTCAGTGGGATGCTCTCTTTGCGCGCGATAAAAAAGGCATCCTAATGCAGCGCTTAGGCGAGATTGTTGACGGCCAGTATCAGACTATGAAGTCTAAGAACGGTAGCTACGTTCGCGAGATCGTTTTCAATACCCCAGAATTAAAGGCTTTAGTAAGTGACTGGAGTGATGATGAAATTTGGCAACTGAATCGTGGTGGTCATGATCCACATAAAGTTTATGCAGCATTTCATGCGGCAGTTAATCACAAGAATCAACCAACAGTGATCCTAGCGCACACTATTAAAGGTTACGGCATGGGTGGCTCAGGTGAGGCGATGAATATTGCTCACCAAGCGAAGAAGATGAACGATGACGACGTGCGTCGC is from Polynucleobacter sp. MWH-S4W17 and encodes:
- a CDS encoding lipase family protein codes for the protein MKKLLPILIIGASLGVMSSVTFADPPMPPFYAAVMKMAPEGKLGQIIKKEKIKTSVKGAQAWKIAYISSDVAERKTISTGLIVAPIGQAPKEGRPIMAWVHGTTGSAQNCGPSQITNPATPLNEYFLMDGNSWTDYGIPNVEEFIKEGYVIVATDYQGQGGGGKHQYAVAQTNGRDAINSARAASSMKEVGAGKRTIIYGWSQGGGATIAAASLPEYQAQQGTAADNLQYLGFVALAPDDVAAVLPKLPADEAGANKLMNEFTQANVPNVFLFAHYVMGLWGAQAANPNLKLTDVLTDEGVKVLNQLAGNKCVHVMADSFTYAYGDQYKSLIKPQPSNSLAWINAFINGSVKPVKPVAPVVIYWGTKDTAVPPVMHELYQKQMCAMGANVGRNQLPGEQTHFTTPGVSAPMYLAWVKDRIAGKPLANGCPQPSQKQ
- a CDS encoding patatin-like phospholipase family protein gives rise to the protein MTQPTRRNFLKSSAIGAVVAASTQAFAQSPGLSKKTIAEVRALDAKEIQKTTSSWDDGLAHPIPYKNPPGKGKDRAIVLGGGSEYMSSFLVGYFHAMLTNGIDLRLADIVVGTSAGAVLGSALLGSRLDLFSAEFNLLADYPKVMAKLVPTKKFLPSQERVMRMGLNAKDGNPDTIQAIGHAAMAAKSIPSEKFQNNIKVFLGGIKAIPQKMYITTIDCYTAERLVIAPDSGVSVIDACAASASAPGVTGPTWVKDRVCMDGSIGSTETHCDIVAGSKRALVIALADTIEQEKEGLRLNHLPNTILQEVKDLEAAGTKTKLVVVGMLPGRRTMSVVDPAIMEPAIQYGYDRGMQDLPEMKRFWMSA
- a CDS encoding alpha/beta fold hydrolase, whose translation is MRCIYLTITALFIFLSPSNPVQAQEKPEVKYAQVGDVKLAYYLKGKGDPMILIMGYAATMSAWDPALLGELSKNNQLIIFDNRGAGLSTDTKENYTTIPQMADDAAGLVKALGFKKVNVFSWSMGARIGQQLVIKHPELVNKVILCAPNPGGKYQIAIDKKVGEELNNPSLSPMENFELLFPITPEGKAAAKVVYGRFMAAKAAGTIPDDFVISKEAKERQVRARTTLWNADNQNYQDLKKIKVPVLVADGREDIIDNPKNSVVIANQIPFAWLAFYEGGHAFLFQSYKKLSETVNVFLQKD
- a CDS encoding M3 family metallopeptidase, with the translated sequence MTTSTSNSLSSTLPAELQNNPLTTFGRGIAAYSEVKPEHIAPAIEYLLKQAQDAVDAAVNQSTPSTWDSLAEPLEDATEFFGRSWGVISHLNSVADTPELRAAYGEMLPKVTAFFSSLGQNLELYKKFKELSKAPDFSKLSAAQKKVIENSLRDFRLGGAELNDADKPRFSQIQDEQATLGKAFSDHVLDATDGFVHLITDKADLVGLPEDAIIAAADTAQQKSLQGWAFTLHFPSYYPVMQYSENRALRRLMYEAYVTRASELAPQYAKGKLDWDNTQNMLDQLRLRDEEAHMLGFKNYAALSLAPKMASSVDEVDSFLTNFALKAKPFALKDWQELSEFAKTELSIADGLEPWDVAFASERLKQERYSFSENELKQYFPLPKVLDGLFQVIQTLFGVKIEAADLPTWHADVQSFSVKNAKGTIVAYFYLDPYARPGKRGGAWMDDARGRRVLPNGEIQVPVAYLVCNFAPPVKVDGVLRQPTITHDDVITLFHESGHGLHHLLTQVSALGVSGINGVEWDAVELPSQFMENFCWEWEVLEKMTAHAETGKPLPRELFNKILAAKNFQNGYMTLRQIVMSLTDWRLHASFDAKNAQGHAVLDLSRAIADQFNVIPQPAISRWINTFSHIFAGGYAAGYYSYKWAEVLSADVYSAFEEAAKLTGSVLDEKTGARYREEILEVGGSRPAAESFKAFRGREPSIDALLRHGGLA
- the folD gene encoding bifunctional methylenetetrahydrofolate dehydrogenase/methenyltetrahydrofolate cyclohydrolase FolD; this encodes MPAQLLDGNALSKKLRTEIAARGAIVTAKGTRPGLAVIVVGDNPASAVYVRNKVKACEDVGFHSVLERYSVGLGEEELLARIATLNSDPAIHGILVQLPLPEHIASERVLEAIAPEKDVDGFHVANAGALMVGQPEFKPCTPYGCMKILESIDYPIRGARAVIVGASNIVGKPMAMLLLQAGATVTICNSKTRDLAHHTKDADILVVATGKPRMVTGDMVKNGAVVIDVGINRLPDGKLCGDVDFDTAKYIAGWITPVPGGVGPMTITMLLMNTLEAAEKATKH